From a region of the Podarcis muralis chromosome 16, rPodMur119.hap1.1, whole genome shotgun sequence genome:
- the LOC114586625 gene encoding uncharacterized protein LOC114586625 codes for MPSFAQDQTIPMHLFPPHCKARIMQESFAVHFLKVLKELLAFVLFSYTVLLGALLLAGWTTYFLVLK; via the exons ATGCCGTCATTTGCCCAGG ATCAGACTATTCCCATGCATTTATTTCCACCACATTGCAAAGCCAGAATCATGCAGGAATCGTTTGCTGTCCATTTCCTGAAGGTGCTGAAGGAACTCCTAGCTTTTGTGCTGTTCAGTTACACAGTGCTGTTAGGGGCGCTGCTCTTGGCTGGCTGGACCACTTATTTCCTGGTGCTTAAGTGA